TGCAGTGCCAATGCTTTCCTTAAATAATGCATTTGAAGATAGTGAGCTGATTGCCTTTGATCGCCGTTGTCGCGAAGCCTTGCACGTGGATCATGTGACTTATGCGGGTGAGCTAAAGTTTGATGGCCTGGCAATCTCCCTTCGTTATGAAAATGGCTCGCTGGTAACAGCAGCAACCCGAGGTGACGGTGCTAGCGGTGAAGATGTCACTGCCAATATCAAAACGATTCGCGCCATTCCACTAAAGCTCACTGGTAGGAATGTTCCGAAAGTCCTAGAAGTGCGGGGTGAAGTCTTTATGTATCTCAAAGACTTCGAGAAAATGAATCGACAAGCGGCAGAGTTGGGTGAGAAAGAGTTCGCCAACCCTCGCAATGCTGCAGCAGGTAGCCTTCGTCAATTGGATTCTAAGATCACCGCTAAACGGCCACTTTCTTTCTTTGCTTATGGCTTAGGTGCGCTAGAGCCCCAATCTTGGTTGCCTAAAACCCATGAAGAATTACTCAATGCTTATGCTGAGCTAGGTTTGCCTGTTTGCTCTGAGCGTAAGGTTTTGCATTCGGTAGAAGAGATCTTGGCCTTCTATAACGAGATAGGCGCAAAAAGAGATGCATTGCCGTATGACATTGATGGTGTGGTCTATAAGGTGAACTCATTTGCTGAGCAAGCTAAGCTAGGCTTTGTATCAAGAGCCCCTAGGTTTGCGCTTGCTCATAAGTACCCAGCGCAAGAAGCGCTAACGACTGTCTTGGGTATTGATGTGCAAGTAGGGCGCACAGGTGCGATTACTCCAGTTGCCAGATTAGCGCCAGTAGAGGTTGGTGGTGTAACTGTTACCAATGCAACCTTACACAATGAAGATGAGGTCAAGCGCAAAGATGTGCGTATTGGCGATACCGTATCAGTGCGAAGGGCGGGTGATGTAATTCCTGAGGTGGTCTCAGTCATTAAGGATCGACGTCCAGCCGATGCAGCAGAATTTGTAATGCCAACCAACTGCCCGGTATGTGATTCCCATATCGAGCGCTTAGCAGATGAAGCGGTTGCGCGTTGTAGTGGCGGATTATTCTGCGGTGCGCAGCGCAAGCAGGCCTTAATTCACTTTGCCCACAGAAGAGCGCTGGATATTGAAGGTCTAGGTGAGAAGATTGTGGATCAATTGGTCGATCACAATCTAGTAAGAACACCCGCAGATCTATACAGATTAGGCTTCACAGCGCTAGCTAATCTAGAGCGTATGGGTGAGAAGTCTGCAGATAACCTCATTCAGGCAATCAACCAATCCAGAAACACGACCTTAGCCAGATTTATCTTTGCCTTGGGAATTCGTCATGTGGGCGAAACTACCGCCAAGGATCTAGCTAATCATTATCAATCGATGCATGCCTTAATGGATGCAAATCTTGAAGATCTGCTCATAGTAAAAGATGTAGGTCCAGTTGTTGCAGACTCGATCACGAGCTTTATGCAAGAAGCGCATAACCGAGAAGTCATGGAGCAGTTACTGGCCTCAGGAATGCAACTTGCCGTAGAGGAAAAAGTCATTAGCGCAGCTGTTGCAGGAAAGACCTTTGTCCTAACGGGCACATTCCCAACCATGACAAGAGATGAAGCAAAAGATCTCCTTGAAAAAGCAGGCGCAAAAGTGGCTGGATCAGTTTCTAAGAAAACTGATTATGTTGTTGCGGGCGCAGATTCAGGTAGCAAATTGACTAAAGCTGAGGAACTAGGTGTTCCGGTAATTGACGAAGCAGCAATGCTTGAGCTTCTTAAATAGTTTCTTTTTGCGTGAATATATTTTCTGAAATTGCCATTCGGGCGCGTAATACCATTTATGAGGATCAGTGCAATATCATCCTATCGTCTTCTAGTCCATTTTCTCGTGTAACAACCCAGGGTCACATCACCGCCAGCGGCTTAGTCATCAAGGATGACAAAGCCTTGCTCATTTTTCATCCGTACATCAAGCGTTGGTTTCAGCCTGGCGGCCACATTGATGAAGGTGAGTCTCCAGTTGAGACTGCAATCAGAGAGGTTTATGAAGAAACCGGTTACGTTTGTGAGATAGACCCCGATAATCAAGAGCTCCTTGATATTGATATCCATGAAATCCCCGCCAACCCTAAAAAGGGTGAGCCCGCTCATTTACATATTGACCTGCTTTATGGGTTGAAGGTTTTACGGCAAGAACAATCTATGGAAGATATTGAGTGCCGGTGGCTTACCTTAACTGACATTGAAAGTGCTCGTATTCAACGTGTATTAGCTAAGTTGTCTTAAGCCCCTAAAGCCTCAAGTAGTTCAGTTTCAAGTTGTATCTGCAGCTTTGGATTCTTGCCCAGGTTTGCTGCATCCAAGAGCAGGATGTCTTCCACTCTTTCTCCCAGGGTATTAATTCTGGCAGTATGAATAGAGACCTGATGCTTCGCTAACACTCTAGAGATTGTATAGAGCAGGCCGGTACGGTCACTCGCTGAGAGTGCCAGTGTGTAATAGCGGCCACGATCATCCGGAACCATATGCACGCGTGGCTGAATTGGGAATGTACGTGATTGTCTTGAGAGGCGACCCATGCTTGGATTGGGCAGTGGCTCCGCATTGGTTAAAGCCTCAGTTAACTCGAACTCTACCAGCTGAATAATGTCGCGATAGCTACCGCCTTCATCCACCAAGTTACTACCCGAGATTTGGAAGGTGTCTAAAGCATAGCCATGACGTGTCGTATGAATGCGGGCATCCCAAATTGAGAAACCATGCCTTTCAAAGTAAGCGCAAATTCTGGCAAACAGATCTTCTTGGTCCTTAACGTAAACAGCAACTTGCAAGCCCTCGCCAATAGGGGACAGCCTTGCCCTCACAATAGGTTGATCGCTATTGACCTTGTTGTATAGATGACGTGTGAGCCAAGCAATGTCAGATGAGTCCTGTCTTAGGAAGAAGGCTACATCTAATTGCTTCCATAGATCTTCATATGATTCATCATTAATGCCATACAGACGTAATTTAGCTTTGGATTCTTCTTGGTGTTGTGCTAATTCTGATAAGGCATCTGTCTTAGCTCCGCCCAGCACCCTAAGTGTTGCGCGATAGAGATCTTCTAGGAGTTTGCCTTTCCAGGCATTCCAAACTTTAGGACTGGTTCCGCGTACGTCGGCTACCGTTAATAGGTACAGCGCAGTGAGATGACGTTCATCACCTACCTTTTTCGCAAATGCCCTCACCACATCGGGATCGGTAATGTCTTGTTTCTGAGCGGTTTGACTCATGTTGAGATGCTCAGCAACCAACCATACCAATAGCTCAGTATCTTTTTTATCTAAGCCATGATCCTTGGCGAACTTGCGCATGTCAGCTCTGCCTAATTGCGAGTGATCGCCACCACGTCCTTTGGCAATGTCATGGAAGAGTGCGGCAATGACTAGTAACCATGGTTTCTCAAAGTGAGCAATGAGACTGCTGCAGAAGGGGAATTCATGTGTATGTTCAACGACCATGAAGCGGCGCACATTCCGCAGCACCATCAAGATGTGTTGATCAACGGTATAGATATGAAATAAGTCATGCTGCATCTGCCCAACAATCTTGCGGAAGGCTGGAAGGTAGCGACCTAAAACGCTACTGCGATTCATGAGGTGAAAGGCGCGACTGACGCCTTCGGGCTGCTTCAATAGCTCAATAAAGAGCGCTCTATTGATTGGGTCGGCGCGCCACTTGCTATCCATCTTGGTGCGAGCGTTATAGAGAGCTCTAAAAATAGTTGCAGATAAGCTCTTTACATTCGATGCTTGGGCAAATACCAAGAAGGTTCTCAGAATCTGTTCGGGATGATTCTGAAAAAGTTGGGGATCGGTAATATCCAACACCCCTTGACGCTCAATAAAGTGCTCGTTACCTTCGCCTGGAATGGCGAGAATCGTTTTGGACTCTTGCGGAAAGAGCAGGGCTTCAATATTTTGCAAGAGAACGTCATTTAATTGGGTAACCGCTTTTGCTGCCCAGTAGTAGCGACGCATGATAGCTTCACTTGCTTGGCGTGAGGATTCTTCCGTGATTCCCATTGAGGCTGCCAATGCTGCCTGCAAATCAAATGCAAGAACGTCTTGCCTACGCCCCGCTAACAAATGGAGGTTGGCGCGTAGGGTTTCCAAGAAGCGTTGATTGCGTTTGAGTTCGGTGAGTTCGCGCTGCGTCACCAGACCAGCTTCATTGAGGTCTTTAAAGGTATCACCCAATAATGCAGCCTTACTAACCCAGGTGATGACCTGTAAGTCACGCAAGCCCCCAGGACTCTCTTTGCAATTAGGCTCTAAAGAATAAGGAGTGTTCTGGTATTTGTAATGACGCTGAATTTGTTCAGCTTGTTTGGCCTGAAAAAAGGCTTTCGGATCCATTGCCGCTTCAAAGGCTTTGGCAAAGTCTTTGAATAACTGTTTATTACCGCAAATGAGGCGAGCCTCCAATAGAGATGTGCGTACAGTAATGTCTTGCTCGGACTCTGACATACATTCAGCCACACTTCTGACTGAAGAGCCTATTTCCAATCCTGTATCCCAACAGCTTGCAACAAATTGCTCAACTTGCTTTGATAACGCTCTAGCCTTTTCTTCATCCGCTGGAAGCAGAATTAATATATCAATATCAGAGTAGGGAAATAGCGCGCCTCTACCAAAGCCGCCAACCGCAACTAATGTTGCTTCATTATTTAAGGCGCAGGCATTCCATAAATGACTGAGGAGTTGATCGCTTAACTTGGAAAGTTGCTTAGTTAATTTACCAACAGATTGTGTTTTTCTAAATTCGTCATAAGCTATTTCCCGAGCGGCACGCAGGCTAGCTGCATCAATAATATTGCTAACTGCTTGCGACTGACTCATTCTATTAAGCGCTTACTAATGTCGGTCTAAATGAAAGACCCTTGACGCAATCAGGAGGTGGGTTGCTACCTTCTGACCAAGTCAGCACCTCAACGCCTGTCGGGGTAACCAACAGCGTATGCTCCCATTGGGCTGACAAGCTACGATCTTTTGTCTTCACTGTCCACTGGTCAGGCATGGTGCGAATGTCTCGTTTGCCCGCGTTGATCATTGGCTCGATCGTAAAGGTCATGCCAACTTCTAACTTTTCACCAGTACCTGGTTTGCCATAGTGCAGAATCTGTGGGTCCTGGTGGAATACTTTGCCAATGCCATGCCCGCAGTATTCGCGCACGACTGAGTAACCTGCTTTTTCAGCGTGGGTCTGTATTACGTGACCGATATCGCCAAGTGATGCACCTGGTTTAACTTGAGCAATTCCTAACCACATGCATTCAAAAGTAATTTGTGTGAGGCGTTTAGCCATGACAGAAACTTCACCCACCATAAACATGCGACTTGTATCGCCGTAGTAACCATCAGGAGTAATCACAGTGATGTCTAGGTTTGCAACATCACCGGTCTTGAGAACTTTGTCTCCTGGGATGCCGTGGCAGATCACATCATTTACAGAAGTACAGATGGATGCTGGAAAGGGCGGGTATCCAGGCGGCTGATAATTTAATGGAGCCGGAATGGTCTTTTGGACATCGCGCATGTATTCATGACAAATCCGATCCAATTCGCCTGTGGTAACTCCCGCCTTAACGTGAGGAGCCACATGATCCAAAACTTCGCTAGCTAAGCGGCCAGCTTCGCGCATCCCAAGGATGTCTTTTTCTGCAGTAAATACACTATTCATGCCTTGATTATCAACGACTTGGATAGTTTTGGCTTGGTCAGATTGCCTAAATATTAGGCAAATATCCCATTTTTGGGGCTTCTAGGGGCTCTTTTGAGAGTTGACCCCTTTTATTGCTTGGGGGCGAAGGTGGCTAGAGCATTGATATTTAAGCTATAATTTCGTTCTCAGGTCTATTTTGGACTTGAAATCGCGAGTTGAGCCTTCCAGGGTGGCGTTTTTTAGCGCAGCTAGGACTCAACTTTAGAAACAACCCTTAGGAGAAGTTATGTCAGTAACTATGCGTCAAATGCTGGAAGCCGGTTGCCATTTTGGTCACCAAACCCGTTTCTGGTCCCCAAGAATGGCCCCTTATATTTTCGGCCATCGCAACAAAATCCACATCATCAACTTGGAAAAAACATTGCCAATGTTTCAGGACGCCCTGAAATTTGCAAAACAAGTTGCTTCTAATCGTGGCACTATTTTATTTGTTGGTACTAAGCGTCAATCACGCGAGATCATTGCTGAAGAAGCTGCTCGTGCTGGTATGCCTTACATCGACAGCCGTTGGTTGGGTGGCACACTCACCAACTTCAAAACTGTTAAAGGTTCCCTCAAGCGTTTGAAAGACATGGCAGTTGCTAAAGAAGCTGGTGACTGGGAAAAGCTTTCAAAGAAAGAGGCTTTGACTAATGACCGTGATCTCGACAAATTGCAAAAAGCACTTGGCGGTATTCAAGATTTGAATGGCGTTCCTGATGCAATTTTTGTAGTGGACGTTGGCTATCACAAGATTGCTATTACTGAAGCTAACAAGCTTGGTATTCCAGTAATCGCTGTTGTAGATACCAACCACTCACCAGAAGGTGTTGATTACATCATTCCTGGTAACGATGACTCCAGCAAAGCGGTTCTCCTTTACGCACGCGGCATTGCAGATGCAATCCTCGAAGGCAAAGCTAACTCTGTTCAAGAAATCTTGACAGCAGTTAAAGAAGGTGAAGAAGAGTTTGTTGAAGAAGGGAAGGCTGAATAATGGCCGCTATTACCGCTGCAATGGTTGGCGAGTTACGCGCCAAAACTGATGCTCCGATGATGGAGTGCAAAAAGGCTTTGACTGAGGCTGATGGTGATATGGCTCGTGCAGAAGAAATTCTGCGCGTTAAGCTAGGTAGCAAGGCTGGTAAAGCAGCTTCTCGTGTAACGGCTGAAGGTATCGTTGCTACTTCTATCAATGACACTGCTGGCGCCTTGTTAGAAGTGAACTGCGAAACTGACTTTGTTTCTAAGAATGATGATTTCTTGGCATTTGTAAATGACTGCGTGAAGTTGGTTGCTGAAAATAACCCGACTGACGTTGCTGCATTGTTAGCATTGCCATTGAATGGTCAAACTGTTGATGAAGTTCGTAGCGCATTGATCGGCAAGATCGGCGAGAACATCATGCCACGTCGCTTTAAGCGTT
This region of Polynucleobacter sp. JS-JIR-II-50 genomic DNA includes:
- the ligA gene encoding NAD-dependent DNA ligase LigA codes for the protein MSSTSPTNLAERYAFLQAELARLEHAYYVLDNPLLPDIEYDRLYRELIDIEATHPEWVTPESLSQRVGGAALKEFDSVTHAVPMLSLNNAFEDSELIAFDRRCREALHVDHVTYAGELKFDGLAISLRYENGSLVTAATRGDGASGEDVTANIKTIRAIPLKLTGRNVPKVLEVRGEVFMYLKDFEKMNRQAAELGEKEFANPRNAAAGSLRQLDSKITAKRPLSFFAYGLGALEPQSWLPKTHEELLNAYAELGLPVCSERKVLHSVEEILAFYNEIGAKRDALPYDIDGVVYKVNSFAEQAKLGFVSRAPRFALAHKYPAQEALTTVLGIDVQVGRTGAITPVARLAPVEVGGVTVTNATLHNEDEVKRKDVRIGDTVSVRRAGDVIPEVVSVIKDRRPADAAEFVMPTNCPVCDSHIERLADEAVARCSGGLFCGAQRKQALIHFAHRRALDIEGLGEKIVDQLVDHNLVRTPADLYRLGFTALANLERMGEKSADNLIQAINQSRNTTLARFIFALGIRHVGETTAKDLANHYQSMHALMDANLEDLLIVKDVGPVVADSITSFMQEAHNREVMEQLLASGMQLAVEEKVISAAVAGKTFVLTGTFPTMTRDEAKDLLEKAGAKVAGSVSKKTDYVVAGADSGSKLTKAEELGVPVIDEAAMLELLK
- a CDS encoding NUDIX hydrolase, which encodes MNIFSEIAIRARNTIYEDQCNIILSSSSPFSRVTTQGHITASGLVIKDDKALLIFHPYIKRWFQPGGHIDEGESPVETAIREVYEETGYVCEIDPDNQELLDIDIHEIPANPKKGEPAHLHIDLLYGLKVLRQEQSMEDIECRWLTLTDIESARIQRVLAKLS
- a CDS encoding [protein-PII] uridylyltransferase produces the protein MSQSQAVSNIIDAASLRAAREIAYDEFRKTQSVGKLTKQLSKLSDQLLSHLWNACALNNEATLVAVGGFGRGALFPYSDIDILILLPADEEKARALSKQVEQFVASCWDTGLEIGSSVRSVAECMSESEQDITVRTSLLEARLICGNKQLFKDFAKAFEAAMDPKAFFQAKQAEQIQRHYKYQNTPYSLEPNCKESPGGLRDLQVITWVSKAALLGDTFKDLNEAGLVTQRELTELKRNQRFLETLRANLHLLAGRRQDVLAFDLQAALAASMGITEESSRQASEAIMRRYYWAAKAVTQLNDVLLQNIEALLFPQESKTILAIPGEGNEHFIERQGVLDITDPQLFQNHPEQILRTFLVFAQASNVKSLSATIFRALYNARTKMDSKWRADPINRALFIELLKQPEGVSRAFHLMNRSSVLGRYLPAFRKIVGQMQHDLFHIYTVDQHILMVLRNVRRFMVVEHTHEFPFCSSLIAHFEKPWLLVIAALFHDIAKGRGGDHSQLGRADMRKFAKDHGLDKKDTELLVWLVAEHLNMSQTAQKQDITDPDVVRAFAKKVGDERHLTALYLLTVADVRGTSPKVWNAWKGKLLEDLYRATLRVLGGAKTDALSELAQHQEESKAKLRLYGINDESYEDLWKQLDVAFFLRQDSSDIAWLTRHLYNKVNSDQPIVRARLSPIGEGLQVAVYVKDQEDLFARICAYFERHGFSIWDARIHTTRHGYALDTFQISGSNLVDEGGSYRDIIQLVEFELTEALTNAEPLPNPSMGRLSRQSRTFPIQPRVHMVPDDRGRYYTLALSASDRTGLLYTISRVLAKHQVSIHTARINTLGERVEDILLLDAANLGKNPKLQIQLETELLEALGA
- the map gene encoding type I methionyl aminopeptidase; translation: MQVVDNQGMNSVFTAEKDILGMREAGRLASEVLDHVAPHVKAGVTTGELDRICHEYMRDVQKTIPAPLNYQPPGYPPFPASICTSVNDVICHGIPGDKVLKTGDVANLDITVITPDGYYGDTSRMFMVGEVSVMAKRLTQITFECMWLGIAQVKPGASLGDIGHVIQTHAEKAGYSVVREYCGHGIGKVFHQDPQILHYGKPGTGEKLEVGMTFTIEPMINAGKRDIRTMPDQWTVKTKDRSLSAQWEHTLLVTPTGVEVLTWSEGSNPPPDCVKGLSFRPTLVSA
- the rpsB gene encoding 30S ribosomal protein S2, encoding MSVTMRQMLEAGCHFGHQTRFWSPRMAPYIFGHRNKIHIINLEKTLPMFQDALKFAKQVASNRGTILFVGTKRQSREIIAEEAARAGMPYIDSRWLGGTLTNFKTVKGSLKRLKDMAVAKEAGDWEKLSKKEALTNDRDLDKLQKALGGIQDLNGVPDAIFVVDVGYHKIAITEANKLGIPVIAVVDTNHSPEGVDYIIPGNDDSSKAVLLYARGIADAILEGKANSVQEILTAVKEGEEEFVEEGKAE